Proteins from a genomic interval of Polaribacter sp. Q13:
- the rpoB gene encoding DNA-directed RNA polymerase subunit beta — protein sequence MATKNTTERINFATSQMIKEYPDFLDIQVKSFQDFFQLQTKAEERGEEGLYKTFMDNFPITDTRNQFVLEFLDYFVDPPRYSIQECIERGLTHSVPLKARLKLYCTDPEHEDFETIVQDVYLGTIPYMTNSGTFVINGAERVVVSQLHRSPGVFFGQSFHANGTKLYSARVIPFKGSWIEFATDINQVMYAYIDRKKKLPVTTLFRAIGFERDKDILEIFDLAEEVKVSKAGLKKVLGRKLAARVLKTWHEDFVDEDTGEVVSIERNEIIFDRDTILEKEHIDEIIEAGAKTVLLHKVDNDMADYAIIHNTLQKDPTNSEKEAVEHIYRQLRNAEPPDEETARGIIDKLFFSEQRYNLGEVGRFRMNTKLQLNEPIDQKVLTKLDIITIIKYLIELINSKAEVDDIDHLSNRRVRTVGEQLASQFGVGLARMARTIRERMNVRDNEVFTPIDLINAKTLSSVINSFFGTNQLSQFMDQTNPLAEITHKRRLSALGPGGLSRERAGFEVRDVHYTHYGRLCPIETPEGPNIGLISSLSVFAKVNNLGFIETPYRKVNEGVVETVEPTYLSAEEEEGMKFAQSNLELNEDGSFVAERVIAREGGDFPVVNPIEIDYMDVAPNQIASISASLIPFLEHDDANRALMGSNMMRQAVPLLRPESPIVGTGLERRVAKDSRILINAEGAGEVTYVDANRITIKYDRTEEEKLVSFESDEVSYNLIKFRKTNQGTNINLKPIVEKGDRVEEGQVLCEGYATQKGELALGRNMKVAFMPWKGYNFEDAIVISEKVVREDIFTSIHIDEYSLDVRDTKLGTEELTNDIPNVSEEATKDLDENGMIRIGAEVHPGDILIGKITPKGESDPTPEEKLLRAIFGDKAGDVKDASLKASPSLHGVVIDKKLFRRAVKDKNKRLRDKEAVGKLEASFVSKFEGLKDVLIDKLFLLISGKTSQGVFNDLGEEVLPKGKKYTLKMLNSVDDYVHLTGSWTTDKELNNLVGELVHNYKIKVNDLQGSLRRQKFTISVGDELPAGILKLAKIYIAKKRKLKVGDKMAGRHGNKGIVARIVRAEDMPFLEDGTPVDIVLNPLGVPSRMNIGQIYETVLGWAGQKLGTKYATPIFDGASLDQINEITDTAGVPRFGHTYLYDGGTGKRFDQPATVGIIYMIKLGHMIDDKMHARSIGPYSLITQQPLGGKAQFGGQRFGEMEVWALEAYGASSILREILTVKSDDVMGRAKTYESIVKGEAMPEPGLPESFNVLMHELKGLGLDVRLEE from the coding sequence TTGGCAACGAAAAACACTACTGAAAGAATCAACTTCGCTACTTCTCAAATGATTAAGGAATATCCAGATTTTTTGGATATTCAGGTAAAATCTTTCCAAGATTTTTTCCAACTTCAAACTAAGGCAGAAGAAAGAGGTGAAGAAGGTTTGTACAAAACCTTCATGGATAACTTTCCAATTACAGATACAAGAAATCAATTCGTTTTAGAATTTTTAGATTACTTCGTAGACCCACCAAGATATTCTATACAAGAATGTATTGAGAGAGGTTTAACGCACAGTGTCCCTTTAAAGGCACGTCTAAAATTGTACTGTACAGATCCAGAACATGAAGATTTCGAAACTATTGTTCAAGATGTTTATCTTGGTACAATACCTTATATGACTAACTCTGGTACCTTTGTAATAAATGGTGCAGAACGTGTTGTAGTTTCTCAATTACACAGGTCTCCTGGTGTATTCTTTGGACAATCTTTCCATGCAAATGGTACAAAATTATATTCAGCTAGGGTAATTCCTTTTAAAGGTTCTTGGATAGAATTTGCTACCGACATCAATCAAGTAATGTATGCTTATATTGATAGAAAGAAAAAATTACCAGTAACAACATTATTCAGAGCCATCGGTTTTGAAAGAGATAAAGATATTTTAGAGATTTTTGACCTTGCAGAAGAGGTGAAGGTTTCAAAAGCTGGATTAAAAAAAGTATTAGGTCGCAAATTGGCTGCTAGAGTTTTAAAAACTTGGCATGAAGATTTTGTGGATGAAGATACTGGAGAAGTTGTATCAATCGAAAGAAATGAAATTATTTTTGATCGTGATACTATTTTAGAAAAAGAACACATTGATGAAATAATAGAAGCAGGTGCTAAAACCGTTTTACTACATAAAGTAGATAACGATATGGCAGATTATGCTATTATTCATAATACATTACAGAAAGATCCTACCAATTCTGAAAAAGAAGCAGTAGAGCATATTTATAGACAATTACGTAATGCAGAACCGCCAGATGAGGAGACTGCAAGAGGTATTATAGATAAGTTATTCTTTTCTGAACAAAGATATAATTTGGGTGAAGTTGGTCGTTTTAGAATGAACACTAAACTTCAGTTAAATGAACCGATTGACCAAAAGGTATTAACAAAATTAGATATTATTACTATTATAAAATATTTAATTGAGTTAATCAATTCTAAAGCGGAGGTAGATGATATTGATCACTTATCTAATAGACGTGTAAGAACTGTTGGAGAACAATTAGCTAGTCAGTTTGGTGTTGGTTTAGCACGTATGGCTAGAACAATTCGTGAACGTATGAATGTGCGTGATAACGAGGTGTTTACACCTATCGATTTGATTAATGCAAAAACATTATCATCTGTAATTAATTCATTCTTTGGTACCAACCAATTATCTCAGTTTATGGATCAAACGAATCCATTAGCAGAGATTACACATAAGCGTAGATTATCTGCACTTGGACCTGGTGGTTTATCTAGAGAAAGAGCTGGTTTTGAGGTACGTGATGTTCACTATACTCACTACGGACGTTTATGTCCGATTGAAACTCCTGAGGGACCAAATATTGGTTTAATTTCTTCACTTTCTGTATTTGCAAAAGTGAATAATTTAGGATTTATTGAGACTCCGTATAGAAAAGTGAATGAGGGTGTTGTAGAAACAGTAGAACCTACCTATTTAAGTGCTGAGGAAGAAGAGGGAATGAAATTTGCTCAATCTAACTTAGAATTAAATGAAGACGGAAGTTTTGTTGCTGAAAGAGTGATTGCTCGTGAAGGTGGTGATTTCCCTGTGGTGAATCCAATTGAGATTGATTATATGGATGTTGCACCAAATCAAATTGCATCGATTTCTGCATCTTTAATTCCTTTCTTGGAACATGATGATGCGAATAGAGCATTGATGGGATCTAACATGATGCGTCAGGCAGTTCCATTATTAAGACCGGAATCTCCAATTGTAGGTACAGGGTTAGAACGTAGAGTTGCAAAAGATTCTCGTATTTTAATCAATGCAGAAGGAGCTGGTGAGGTAACTTATGTAGATGCAAATAGAATTACAATTAAGTATGATAGAACAGAGGAAGAAAAACTTGTAAGTTTTGAATCTGATGAAGTTTCTTATAACTTAATTAAATTTAGAAAAACGAATCAAGGAACAAACATCAACCTAAAACCAATTGTAGAAAAAGGGGATAGAGTAGAAGAAGGACAAGTTCTTTGTGAAGGTTATGCAACACAAAAAGGAGAATTAGCTTTAGGAAGAAATATGAAAGTAGCCTTTATGCCTTGGAAAGGGTATAACTTTGAGGATGCGATTGTAATTTCTGAAAAAGTTGTTCGTGAAGATATATTTACATCTATTCATATTGATGAGTATTCTTTAGACGTAAGAGATACAAAATTGGGAACTGAAGAGTTAACTAATGATATTCCTAATGTTTCTGAAGAAGCTACTAAAGATTTAGATGAGAATGGTATGATCCGTATTGGAGCAGAAGTTCATCCTGGAGATATTTTAATTGGTAAAATTACTCCTAAAGGTGAATCTGATCCTACTCCGGAAGAAAAATTATTACGTGCTATATTTGGTGATAAAGCAGGTGATGTAAAAGATGCATCATTAAAAGCTTCTCCATCATTACATGGTGTAGTAATTGATAAAAAGTTATTTAGAAGAGCTGTTAAGGATAAAAACAAGAGGTTAAGAGATAAAGAAGCAGTTGGTAAATTAGAAGCTTCTTTTGTATCTAAATTCGAAGGTTTAAAAGATGTTTTAATAGATAAATTGTTTTTACTTATTAGTGGTAAAACGTCACAGGGAGTTTTTAATGATTTAGGGGAAGAAGTTTTACCAAAAGGTAAAAAGTATACGCTTAAAATGTTAAACTCTGTGGATGATTATGTGCATTTAACAGGTTCTTGGACAACAGATAAAGAATTAAATAATTTAGTAGGTGAATTAGTTCACAACTACAAAATTAAAGTAAATGATTTACAAGGTTCTTTACGTCGTCAAAAATTTACAATCTCTGTAGGGGATGAATTACCTGCAGGAATTTTAAAACTAGCTAAAATTTACATCGCTAAGAAACGTAAATTAAAAGTTGGTGATAAAATGGCAGGACGTCATGGTAATAAAGGTATTGTTGCTCGTATTGTAAGAGCAGAAGATATGCCTTTCTTAGAAGACGGAACTCCAGTAGACATCGTATTAAATCCATTAGGGGTACCATCTCGTATGAACATTGGTCAGATTTATGAAACTGTTCTTGGTTGGGCAGGTCAAAAATTAGGGACTAAATATGCAACACCAATTTTTGATGGAGCGTCTTTAGATCAGATTAATGAGATTACAGATACAGCAGGTGTACCTAGATTTGGTCATACTTATTTATATGATGGTGGAACAGGAAAGCGTTTCGATCAACCAGCAACGGTGGGTATCATTTATATGATTAAGTTAGGACACATGATTGATGATAAAATGCACGCTCGTTCTATAGGACCATATTCATTAATTACACAACAACCTTTAGGTGGTAAAGCACAATTTGGAGGTCAGCGTTTTGGAGAGATGGAAGTTTGGGCACTTGAGGCTTATGGTGCATCAAGTATCTTAAGAGAAATCTTAACTGTGAAATCGGATGATGTAATGGGAAGAGCTAAAACATACGAAAGTATTGTGAAAGGTGAAGCTATGCCAGAACCAGGTTTACCAGAGTCATTTAACGTATTAATGCATGAACTTAAAGGTTTAGGTTTAGACGTTAGATTAGAAGAATAA
- the rplL gene encoding 50S ribosomal protein L7/L12: MAELKDFAEQLVNLTVKEVNELATILKDEYGIEPAAAAVAVAGPAAAGEDAADEQTEFDVILTAAGSSKLAVVKLVKELTGLGLKEAKGIVDSAPAAVKEGVSKDEAEGLKKSLEEAGAEVELK; encoded by the coding sequence ATGGCAGAATTAAAAGATTTCGCAGAGCAATTAGTTAACTTAACAGTAAAAGAAGTTAATGAATTAGCTACTATTTTAAAAGATGAATATGGTATTGAGCCAGCAGCAGCAGCAGTAGCAGTAGCAGGTCCAGCAGCAGCAGGAGAAGACGCAGCAGATGAGCAAACTGAATTTGATGTTATCTTAACAGCAGCAGGTTCTTCTAAATTAGCAGTTGTAAAATTAGTTAAAGAATTAACTGGTTTAGGATTAAAAGAAGCTAAAGGTATCGTAGATAGCGCACCAGCAGCAGTAAAAGAAGGTGTATCTAAAGATGAGGCTGAAGGTCTTAAAAAATCTTTAGAAGAAGCTGGAGCTGAGGTAGAGCTTAAGTAA
- the rplJ gene encoding 50S ribosomal protein L10 gives MTREEKSQVIQDLTAVLAGTNTLYLADISGLDAQTTSNLRRACFKAGVQLSVVKNTLLAKAMEASDKDFGDLPTVLKGNTSMMIAEAANAPAKLIKDFRKKGSIPLLKGAFAEESVYIGDDQLGALVDIKSREELIGEIIGLLQSPAKNVISALQSGGQTLSGIIKTLSEK, from the coding sequence ATGACTAGAGAAGAGAAATCACAAGTAATACAAGATTTAACAGCAGTATTAGCAGGAACTAACACATTATATTTAGCAGATATTTCTGGCTTAGATGCTCAAACTACCTCTAATTTACGTAGAGCTTGTTTTAAAGCAGGAGTTCAGTTATCAGTTGTTAAGAATACATTACTTGCAAAAGCAATGGAAGCTTCAGATAAAGATTTTGGAGACTTACCAACAGTATTAAAAGGTAATACATCAATGATGATTGCTGAAGCAGCAAATGCGCCAGCAAAATTAATCAAAGATTTCAGAAAGAAAGGAAGTATACCTTTATTAAAAGGTGCATTTGCAGAAGAATCTGTATATATCGGAGATGATCAATTAGGTGCTTTAGTAGATATTAAATCTAGAGAAGAGTTAATTGGAGAAATCATTGGATTATTACAGTCTCCAGCTAAAAATGTTATTTCAGCATTACAGTCTGGTGGACAAACACTTTCAGGTATTATTAAAACATTATCTGAAAAATAA
- the rplA gene encoding 50S ribosomal protein L1, translated as MAKLTKKQKEAYAKVDSSKSYDLAAASALVKDITNVKFDASVDLAIRLGVDPRKANQMVRGVVTLPHGTGKDVKVLALVTPDKEAEATAAGADYVGLDEYLQKIKGGWTDVDVIITMPSVMGKLGPLGRILGPRGLMPNPKTGTVTMDVAKAVTDVKAGKIDFKVDKTGIVHAAIGKVSFDAKKIEENANELIQTIIKLKPTTAKGTYVKSVFMSSTMSPSIAVEVKAV; from the coding sequence ATGGCAAAATTAACAAAAAAGCAAAAAGAAGCTTACGCAAAGGTAGATAGCTCTAAGTCTTATGATTTAGCAGCAGCTTCAGCGCTAGTCAAAGACATTACTAATGTAAAGTTTGATGCATCAGTAGATTTAGCTATACGTTTAGGAGTAGATCCTCGTAAAGCAAATCAAATGGTTCGTGGTGTTGTAACATTACCACACGGAACAGGTAAAGATGTAAAAGTTTTAGCATTAGTAACTCCAGATAAAGAAGCAGAAGCTACAGCAGCAGGTGCAGATTATGTTGGGTTAGATGAGTACCTTCAAAAAATTAAAGGAGGATGGACAGATGTAGACGTAATTATTACGATGCCAAGTGTTATGGGTAAATTAGGTCCTTTAGGAAGAATTTTAGGTCCTAGAGGTTTAATGCCAAATCCAAAGACTGGTACCGTAACAATGGATGTTGCAAAAGCTGTTACAGATGTAAAAGCCGGTAAAATCGATTTTAAAGTTGATAAAACTGGTATCGTTCATGCAGCAATTGGAAAAGTATCTTTTGATGCTAAGAAAATTGAAGAAAATGCAAACGAGTTAATTCAAACAATTATTAAGTTGAAACCAACAACTGCAAAAGGAACGTATGTAAAAAGCGTTTTTATGTCTAGTACTATGAGTCCTAGTATTGCTGTTGAGGTGAAAGCTGTTTAA
- the rplK gene encoding 50S ribosomal protein L11, producing MAKEVSKVVKLQVKGGAANPSPPVGPALGAAGVNIMEFCKQFNARTQDKQGKVLPVVITVFKDKSFDFLVKTPPAAVQLLEAAKIKKGSGEPNRKKVASVTWDQIKVIAEDKMVDLNAFEISSAMRMIAGTARSMGLTVKGNAPA from the coding sequence ATGGCAAAAGAAGTTAGTAAAGTAGTTAAGTTACAAGTAAAGGGAGGCGCAGCGAATCCATCGCCGCCGGTTGGACCTGCTTTAGGAGCTGCTGGTGTTAACATTATGGAGTTCTGTAAACAGTTTAATGCAAGAACGCAAGACAAACAAGGTAAAGTTTTACCTGTTGTTATTACTGTTTTCAAAGATAAATCATTTGATTTTCTTGTAAAGACTCCTCCTGCAGCAGTTCAGTTACTAGAAGCAGCCAAAATTAAAAAAGGTTCAGGAGAACCAAACAGGAAAAAAGTAGCATCAGTTACTTGGGATCAAATTAAAGTAATTGCAGAAGACAAAATGGTAGATTTAAATGCCTTTGAAATTTCTTCAGCAATGCGTATGATTGCAGGTACAGCACGTTCTATGGGATTAACAGTAAAAGGTAATGCACCAGCATAA
- the nusG gene encoding transcription termination/antitermination protein NusG, with translation MAADSVMKWYVVRAIGGQENKVKAYIETEISRVGLSDYVSQVIVPTEKVVQIRNGKKVNRERVYFPGYIMVEANLSGEVPHVIKGITGVIGFLGEVKGGEPVPMRKAEVNRMLGKVDELSIQDENIAIPFNIGETVKVVDGPFNGFDGTIEKVNEEKRKLEVMVKIFGRKTPLELSYMQVEKI, from the coding sequence ATGGCGGCAGATTCAGTAATGAAATGGTATGTTGTTAGAGCCATTGGAGGACAAGAAAATAAAGTAAAAGCTTATATAGAAACTGAAATTTCTAGAGTTGGATTATCTGATTATGTAAGTCAGGTAATTGTACCTACAGAGAAAGTTGTTCAGATTAGAAATGGAAAAAAAGTAAATAGAGAAAGAGTTTACTTTCCTGGTTACATTATGGTAGAGGCTAATCTTTCCGGAGAAGTTCCTCACGTAATAAAAGGTATCACAGGTGTTATTGGTTTTTTAGGAGAAGTAAAAGGTGGTGAACCTGTTCCTATGCGTAAGGCTGAAGTTAACAGAATGTTAGGTAAAGTTGATGAGCTATCAATACAAGATGAAAATATTGCAATCCCTTTTAATATTGGTGAAACTGTAAAAGTTGTTGACGGTCCTTTTAATGGATTTGATGGAACCATAGAGAAAGTGAATGAAGAAAAGCGTAAGCTTGAAGTAATGGTGAAAATATTCGGAAGAAAAACACCATTAGAGTTAAGTTATATGCAAGTAGAAAAAATATAA
- the secE gene encoding preprotein translocase subunit SecE yields MKFIQYIKDSFEELSSHMTWVSKEEAQKTTVTVAVFTIVFALAVAGIDYVFQTGLDNFFNIFAN; encoded by the coding sequence ATGAAATTTATACAATATATCAAAGATTCTTTTGAAGAATTAAGCAGCCATATGACGTGGGTGTCTAAAGAAGAAGCTCAAAAAACAACAGTAACTGTTGCTGTATTTACAATTGTATTTGCTTTAGCGGTAGCTGGTATAGATTATGTTTTTCAAACAGGTTTAGATAACTTTTTTAACATATTCGCTAACTAA
- the tuf gene encoding elongation factor Tu has product MAKGTFDRSKPHLNIGTIGHVDHGKTTLTAAITKVLADAGFSEARSFDQIDNAPEEKERGITINTSHVEYQTANRHYAHVDCPGHADYVKNMVTGAAQMDGAILVVAATDGPMPQTREHILLGRQVGIPRMVVFMNKVDMVDDEELIELVDMEVRELLSFYEYDGDNGPVIAGSALGALNGEQKWVDTVLELMAAVDDWIEEPLREIDKDFLMPVEDVFSITGRGTVATGRIETGIANTGDVVDIIGMGAEKMTSTITGIEMFRQILDRGEAGDNAGILLRGIAKEDIKRGMVICKPGSVTPHGKFKAEVYVLKKEEGGRHTPFHNNYRPQFYVRTTDVTGTISLPDGVEMVMPGDNLTITVDLIQPIALNVGLRFAIREGGRTVGAGQVTELLD; this is encoded by the coding sequence ATGGCAAAAGGAACTTTTGACCGTTCGAAACCACACTTAAACATTGGTACTATCGGACACGTAGATCACGGTAAAACAACTTTAACTGCGGCTATTACTAAAGTATTAGCTGATGCAGGATTCTCTGAGGCTAGATCTTTTGATCAGATTGATAATGCACCAGAAGAAAAAGAAAGAGGTATTACAATTAACACTTCTCACGTAGAGTATCAAACTGCTAATCGTCACTATGCACACGTTGACTGTCCAGGTCACGCGGATTATGTGAAGAACATGGTAACAGGTGCTGCTCAAATGGATGGTGCAATTTTGGTTGTTGCTGCAACGGATGGACCAATGCCTCAAACTAGAGAGCATATCTTATTAGGTCGTCAGGTTGGTATTCCTCGTATGGTTGTATTCATGAATAAAGTGGATATGGTTGATGATGAAGAATTAATCGAATTAGTAGATATGGAGGTAAGAGAATTACTTTCTTTTTATGAATATGATGGTGATAATGGGCCAGTAATTGCAGGATCTGCATTAGGAGCATTAAACGGTGAGCAAAAATGGGTTGATACTGTTTTAGAATTAATGGCAGCTGTTGATGATTGGATTGAAGAGCCTTTAAGAGAGATTGATAAAGATTTCTTAATGCCAGTTGAGGATGTATTCTCTATTACTGGACGTGGTACTGTAGCGACAGGTCGTATTGAGACTGGTATTGCTAACACAGGAGATGTTGTAGATATTATTGGTATGGGAGCTGAAAAGATGACTTCTACTATTACTGGTATTGAAATGTTCCGTCAAATCTTAGATAGAGGTGAGGCTGGAGATAATGCAGGTATCTTATTAAGAGGTATTGCAAAAGAAGATATAAAAAGAGGAATGGTAATCTGTAAGCCAGGTTCTGTAACTCCTCATGGTAAATTTAAGGCAGAAGTTTATGTTCTTAAAAAAGAAGAAGGTGGACGTCATACTCCATTCCATAACAACTATCGTCCTCAGTTCTATGTAAGAACTACAGATGTTACAGGTACTATTAGTTTACCTGATGGAGTTGAAATGGTTATGCCAGGAGATAACTTAACTATTACAGTAGATTTAATTCAACCAATCGCATTAAATGTTGGTTTACGTTTCGCAATCCGTGAGGGTGGTAGAACAGTTGGAGCAGGTCAGGTTACTGAATTATTAGACTAA
- the raiA gene encoding ribosome-associated translation inhibitor RaiA, translating to MKVFVQSVNFNADQELVKFAEDKVETLIKFHDKIVDAEVFLKVQKTSDKENKITEVKINIPGSDLIVKRETKTFEEGISSAVDNLKRQLKRSKEKLRDSLIS from the coding sequence ATGAAAGTATTCGTTCAATCAGTCAATTTTAACGCAGATCAAGAATTAGTAAAGTTCGCAGAAGATAAAGTCGAAACTTTAATTAAGTTTCACGATAAGATAGTAGATGCAGAAGTTTTTTTAAAAGTTCAAAAAACAAGTGATAAAGAAAATAAAATAACAGAAGTAAAAATAAATATACCAGGTAGTGACTTAATTGTAAAAAGAGAGACTAAAACCTTTGAAGAAGGCATTAGCTCTGCTGTTGACAATTTAAAAAGACAATTAAAAAGGTCTAAAGAAAAGCTTCGAGACTCATTAATTTCATAA
- a CDS encoding tyrosine-type recombinase/integrase, with translation MIDAFLEYLSLEKKYSIHTVTAYKNDLISFRDFLESEYGQENLLEVHYPQIRSWIVSLVDSKISNRTINRKVSSLKSFFKFLQKTKQIEGNPLSKHKALKTEKRVQVPFTSKEINAVITQIEIEADTNFTAIRNKLIVELFYSTGIRRAELINIKERDVSLSDKTIKVLGKRNKERFIPLLNSVIQTVNKYLELKQEFSIGLDELFITEKGNKIYETLVYRIINTYFSQVSSKEKKSPHILRHSFATHLLNEGADLNSVKELLGHSSLASTQVYTQNSLDIIKKVYNQAHPRSHKKE, from the coding sequence TTGATTGATGCTTTTTTAGAATATCTGTCTTTAGAAAAAAAATATTCTATACATACAGTTACGGCTTACAAAAACGATTTAATTTCATTTAGAGATTTTTTAGAGTCGGAGTATGGTCAAGAGAATTTATTAGAAGTTCATTATCCCCAAATTAGAAGCTGGATTGTTTCTCTAGTAGATTCCAAAATATCCAATAGAACTATCAATAGAAAAGTAAGTTCTTTAAAATCGTTTTTTAAATTTTTACAGAAGACAAAACAAATAGAGGGAAACCCGTTATCTAAACATAAAGCCTTAAAAACAGAAAAAAGAGTTCAAGTTCCTTTTACTTCAAAAGAAATTAATGCGGTAATCACCCAGATAGAAATAGAAGCAGATACCAATTTTACAGCTATTAGAAATAAATTAATTGTGGAATTATTTTATTCAACAGGGATTCGTAGAGCAGAATTAATTAATATTAAAGAAAGAGATGTTAGTTTATCAGATAAAACGATTAAAGTTTTAGGAAAAAGAAATAAAGAGCGTTTTATACCGCTGTTAAATTCTGTAATTCAAACAGTAAACAAGTATTTAGAATTAAAACAAGAATTTTCAATTGGTTTAGATGAACTTTTTATTACAGAGAAAGGAAATAAAATTTATGAAACTCTTGTTTACAGAATTATTAATACTTACTTTAGTCAAGTCTCATCGAAGGAGAAAAAAAGCCCACATATTTTAAGGCATTCTTTCGCAACACACCTATTAAATGAAGGGGCAGATTTAAATTCGGTTAAGGAGTTGCTAGGGCATTCTTCTTTAGCTTCAACACAAGTCTATACTCAAAATAGTCTTGATATAATAAAAAAAGTATATAACCAGGCTCACCCTAGGAGCCATAAAAAAGAATAA
- the rpsU gene encoding 30S ribosomal protein S21: MLIIPIKEGENIDRALKRYKRKFDRTKTMKNLRARKNFTKPSVANRAQRIKASYVQRLRTQEEVG; the protein is encoded by the coding sequence ATGTTAATTATACCAATTAAAGAAGGAGAGAATATAGATAGAGCTTTAAAACGTTACAAAAGAAAATTTGATCGTACAAAAACGATGAAAAACTTGCGTGCTAGAAAGAACTTCACAAAACCTTCTGTAGCAAACAGAGCTCAAAGAATTAAAGCTTCTTACGTTCAGAGATTAAGAACACAAGAAGAAGTAGGTTAA
- a CDS encoding acyl-CoA dehydrogenase family protein, translating into MNSMYFTEEHEAFRTSFKEFLKKEVIPHIDKWEKEGSVERFIWKKFGEMGYFGLNTPEEFGGLNLDLFYTVIFLEELQKVNSGGFAAAMWAHEYLAMTHLAEEGDDFIKNKYLVPSVEGDMIGCMCITEPFGGSDVAGMRSTAIKQGDKYILNGSKTFITNGFLSDYLIVAAKTDPSDKYKGISIFVVDRASKGLSATMLEKLGWKASDTAEIAFDNVEVPVTNLLGEEGKGFPYIMQHFALERLVMGVNAHARAEFALDYALNYMKERVAFGKSLDKFQVLRHKIAEMASRVDMCKEYNYSITKRLNDGQYVVKEASMSKLLSTKMADEVINDALQMLGGYGYMEEYPMARLLRDSRLGTIGGGTSEILKEIIAKMVIDKKEYKPAT; encoded by the coding sequence ATGAACAGTATGTATTTTACTGAAGAGCACGAAGCTTTCCGTACAAGTTTTAAAGAGTTTTTGAAAAAAGAAGTAATTCCTCATATAGATAAATGGGAAAAAGAAGGTAGCGTAGAACGTTTTATCTGGAAGAAATTCGGAGAAATGGGGTATTTTGGATTAAATACTCCAGAAGAATTCGGAGGATTAAATTTAGATTTATTTTATACCGTTATCTTTTTAGAAGAATTACAGAAAGTTAATTCAGGTGGTTTTGCGGCAGCAATGTGGGCACACGAATATTTGGCAATGACGCACCTTGCTGAAGAAGGAGATGATTTTATCAAAAATAAATATTTAGTACCAAGTGTAGAAGGAGATATGATAGGTTGTATGTGTATCACAGAACCATTTGGAGGTTCTGATGTTGCAGGCATGCGCTCTACAGCAATTAAACAAGGAGACAAGTATATTTTAAACGGCTCAAAAACGTTTATTACAAACGGATTCCTTTCAGATTATTTAATTGTTGCAGCAAAAACAGATCCTTCAGATAAATATAAAGGAATTAGTATTTTTGTGGTAGACAGAGCGTCAAAAGGACTCTCAGCAACCATGTTAGAAAAATTAGGTTGGAAAGCCTCAGATACTGCAGAAATTGCTTTTGACAATGTAGAGGTTCCGGTTACAAACTTATTAGGAGAAGAAGGAAAAGGGTTTCCTTATATAATGCAACATTTTGCCTTAGAACGCTTAGTGATGGGGGTAAATGCACATGCAAGAGCAGAATTTGCATTGGATTATGCCCTAAATTACATGAAAGAACGTGTAGCATTTGGTAAATCTTTAGATAAGTTTCAAGTATTAAGACACAAAATTGCAGAAATGGCAAGTAGAGTAGATATGTGTAAAGAATACAACTACTCAATTACAAAACGCTTAAACGACGGTCAATACGTGGTAAAAGAAGCAAGCATGTCTAAATTACTGTCAACAAAAATGGCAGACGAAGTTATAAACGATGCACTACAAATGTTAGGTGGTTATGGTTATATGGAAGAGTATCCGATGGCACGTTTACTAAGAGATAGTAGATTAGGTACAATAGGAGGTGGAACTTCAGAAATCTTAAAAGAGATCATCGCAAAAATGGTCATCGATAAGAAAGAATATAAACCAGCAACATAA